A genomic segment from Yimella sp. cx-51 encodes:
- a CDS encoding AAA family ATPase, which produces MGSAPFAPDSSVGYIEQWRRELAELGGANTLLWFDDHGRGVLDLTGAHPAGTARFFSSGSARLSELVRESYAYSEAARRGRLIRSKSVELQEDRGIDSCWLGIGLAHWEVRGAGRRPLAPVLLRRVRMRPVVGHTDDLALTLDSDPGVNPAFVAYLSGEHGVELDVEALAALAKAGSASDPRKVFEEIARACESVRGFAIDHRFVISTFNVSKTDLVADLMDPGALAPMHPVVSALCADPEATDAVRAVPPPVDPTGVQSAPAVLPIDSAQRAALDAVLAGAHLTVSGAPGTGKTQTIAALIAELAAQGRPILLVSHKLAAIESVQHRLAQVGLDDLVMHLGDGRPGPEFEAFFNRRIQEAVAAEGAQVDSLPEPDVTAARLQAHHEAMHAPQRPWDVSLRETIEKITELGHRRPAPHSRARLSSDDLQAMSPTQRDEAGRRLLGVARAGAWSTGPEGDPWYGATIVGEQQAERARTSVAELAEGRLAAHRALIEELFDQVGLPTPSTMREEEDCLDLIRQVETTLEVFRPEVFSAPLADLAAATGARGYRREHGQALGIMERRRLVSQAQGLLRPGPRPGLHGVLVQAERQRRHWRSLAGGGAVPAVAKGLGEALDAHERLREELEWLTGRLETTADGGDLLDRSFDSLQARLSRLHRASDRLAVLPQVSHDLDTLRAQGLGPLLDDLAMRRVPAEEVVAELEFIWWTSLFDQLSTQLDGQVITASDQMSKLLDDLAAEDDVARSRHVAQVRAKVDERVRFVVRNLPEQVRAVQQGLHQGSSLRELLPHAPELLMALMPCWAMSPLLVPAHVSGGVWFDVLAMDEASSVSTAEAIPAVRRATQTVLFGDERLLQPRPFAVDAGREPATRHASSVFEELMPLVPAVELRTHYRSHDARLFEFANLQAYAGRVQVFPASDAERCVRLDVVHGEAPAASEIDQVAERVAANAASPTPRSMMVVTLTEEHAERIRSELARRARSDAPLARFMEASVAEPFVVRTAERAQGFTRDVVLLSTGVRVDDTGALAGAAARALEGEVGDRQLLVATTRARRLLVVVVGFGPDEVAIGALRAKGTVMFRDLLTYAQMGGPSPSETPSTRQSAPKRPSRRRRTASSGSVLDRPVAAAAPATLGHVLAELAERLRADGLSVRPDRVVARPSLDLVVGRGDGSDPAQVAIDTDGVALQAMHNVRDRDLVRPGQLRRRGWTYERVLLHEVFSDPAQQLARLASVVDAPGEMADLNGAGGTDDGDAD; this is translated from the coding sequence ATGGGCTCCGCACCGTTCGCGCCTGACTCCTCGGTGGGTTATATCGAGCAGTGGCGCCGTGAGCTGGCCGAACTCGGTGGCGCCAACACGTTGCTGTGGTTCGACGACCACGGGCGCGGGGTGCTCGACCTGACCGGTGCCCACCCGGCGGGCACTGCGCGCTTCTTCTCCTCCGGCAGCGCTCGCCTCTCGGAGTTGGTGCGCGAGTCGTACGCCTATTCCGAAGCAGCCCGCCGGGGTCGATTGATCCGCTCCAAATCCGTTGAGCTGCAAGAGGATCGCGGCATCGACTCCTGCTGGCTCGGCATCGGGCTCGCGCACTGGGAGGTTCGTGGTGCCGGACGCCGCCCGCTGGCTCCGGTGCTGCTGCGCAGAGTGCGCATGCGGCCGGTGGTCGGGCACACCGATGACCTTGCCCTGACGCTGGACAGTGACCCGGGCGTCAACCCCGCCTTTGTGGCTTACCTCTCGGGCGAACACGGCGTCGAACTGGACGTCGAGGCGCTCGCTGCCTTGGCCAAGGCCGGCTCCGCGTCCGACCCGCGCAAGGTCTTCGAGGAGATCGCCCGGGCGTGCGAGTCGGTGCGGGGCTTCGCGATCGATCATCGCTTCGTGATCAGCACCTTCAACGTCAGCAAGACCGATCTCGTGGCCGACCTGATGGACCCCGGTGCGCTGGCACCGATGCATCCGGTGGTGAGCGCCCTGTGCGCAGACCCGGAGGCGACCGACGCGGTGCGGGCCGTGCCGCCGCCGGTCGACCCGACCGGGGTGCAGAGCGCCCCGGCCGTCCTGCCGATCGACTCGGCCCAGCGGGCTGCACTGGACGCCGTCCTGGCCGGGGCTCATCTGACCGTCTCAGGAGCACCCGGCACCGGCAAGACGCAGACAATCGCCGCGCTCATCGCCGAACTCGCCGCGCAGGGGCGTCCGATCTTGCTGGTCAGCCACAAGCTGGCCGCCATCGAGTCGGTGCAGCATCGTCTTGCGCAGGTCGGGCTGGACGATCTGGTCATGCACCTCGGCGACGGTCGGCCGGGTCCTGAGTTCGAGGCCTTCTTCAACCGTCGCATCCAGGAGGCGGTGGCGGCGGAGGGCGCGCAGGTCGATTCGTTGCCCGAACCCGATGTGACCGCGGCGAGATTGCAGGCGCACCACGAGGCGATGCATGCTCCGCAGCGGCCCTGGGACGTGTCGCTGCGGGAGACGATCGAGAAGATCACCGAACTCGGCCACCGTCGGCCGGCGCCCCACTCACGCGCGCGTCTGTCGTCCGATGACCTGCAGGCGATGTCGCCGACCCAGCGGGACGAGGCCGGACGCCGCCTGCTCGGTGTGGCGCGGGCCGGCGCGTGGTCGACCGGTCCAGAGGGTGACCCGTGGTACGGCGCGACGATCGTGGGCGAGCAGCAGGCAGAACGCGCTCGCACCAGCGTCGCCGAACTGGCCGAAGGCCGGTTGGCTGCACACCGCGCACTCATCGAAGAACTCTTCGACCAGGTGGGTCTGCCGACTCCGTCCACGATGCGCGAGGAGGAGGACTGCCTCGACCTGATCCGTCAGGTCGAGACGACGCTGGAAGTCTTCCGACCCGAGGTTTTCAGCGCTCCTTTGGCAGACCTCGCCGCCGCCACCGGTGCACGTGGTTATCGCCGGGAGCACGGCCAGGCACTGGGAATTATGGAGCGTCGAAGGTTGGTGTCGCAGGCCCAGGGCCTCCTGCGTCCTGGCCCCCGCCCTGGTCTGCACGGTGTGCTGGTGCAGGCCGAACGTCAGCGTCGACACTGGCGCTCTCTCGCCGGTGGCGGTGCCGTTCCGGCGGTCGCCAAGGGCCTGGGTGAGGCGCTCGATGCCCACGAACGACTGCGGGAGGAACTGGAGTGGCTCACCGGCCGCTTGGAGACGACCGCCGACGGCGGTGACCTGCTCGACCGCTCCTTCGATTCCCTGCAGGCGCGCCTGTCGCGGTTGCACCGCGCGAGTGACCGTCTCGCCGTCCTTCCGCAGGTGTCCCACGATCTCGACACCCTGCGGGCACAGGGCCTCGGCCCGCTGCTGGACGACCTCGCGATGCGCCGCGTGCCTGCCGAGGAAGTGGTCGCCGAACTTGAATTCATCTGGTGGACATCGCTGTTCGACCAGTTGTCGACGCAGCTGGACGGGCAGGTGATCACCGCCAGCGACCAGATGTCGAAGCTGCTGGATGACCTCGCGGCGGAGGACGACGTCGCCCGGAGCCGCCACGTCGCGCAGGTGCGAGCCAAGGTCGATGAGCGCGTCCGCTTCGTGGTGCGCAACCTGCCCGAGCAGGTGCGCGCCGTGCAGCAGGGGTTGCATCAGGGCAGCAGTCTGCGCGAGCTGCTGCCGCATGCACCCGAGTTGCTCATGGCGTTGATGCCGTGCTGGGCGATGAGCCCGCTGCTGGTGCCGGCCCACGTGTCCGGCGGGGTGTGGTTCGACGTCCTCGCGATGGACGAGGCGAGCTCGGTGTCGACCGCGGAGGCGATCCCGGCGGTGCGACGGGCCACGCAGACGGTGCTCTTCGGTGACGAACGCCTGTTGCAGCCGCGTCCATTCGCCGTCGATGCCGGCCGCGAACCCGCCACCCGCCACGCCTCCTCAGTCTTCGAGGAACTCATGCCGCTGGTGCCCGCGGTGGAGCTTCGCACCCACTACCGCTCGCACGACGCGAGATTGTTCGAGTTCGCCAACCTGCAGGCGTACGCGGGCCGGGTGCAGGTGTTCCCTGCGAGCGACGCCGAGCGTTGCGTCCGACTGGACGTCGTGCACGGTGAGGCTCCGGCTGCTTCGGAGATCGATCAGGTGGCCGAACGGGTGGCGGCGAATGCCGCGTCGCCGACACCGCGATCGATGATGGTCGTGACGCTGACCGAGGAGCATGCCGAGCGGATCCGTTCAGAACTCGCGCGTCGCGCCCGCAGCGATGCCCCGCTCGCGCGCTTCATGGAAGCTTCCGTCGCCGAACCCTTCGTGGTGCGCACCGCCGAACGCGCCCAGGGCTTCACCCGCGATGTAGTGCTGCTCAGCACCGGGGTGCGGGTGGACGACACGGGTGCACTGGCCGGCGCTGCGGCACGAGCGTTGGAAGGGGAGGTCGGCGACCGCCAACTGCTCGTCGCCACCACTCGGGCGCGCCGGTTGCTCGTTGTCGTTGTCGGTTTCGGACCCGACGAGGTGGCCATCGGCGCGCTGCGAGCCAAGGGCACCGTGATGTTCCGCGACCTGCTGACCTATGCGCAGATGGGCGGACCGAGCCCTTCCGAGACCCCCTCCACGCGGCAGTCGGCGCCCAAGCGTCCGAGTCGCCGCCGCCGGACGGCTTCCAGTGGCAGTGTGCTCGATCGACCGGTCGCGGCAGCCGCCCCAGCCACGCTCGGGCACGTACTCGCCGAGCTCGCCGAGCGGCTCCGGGCGGACGGTCTGTCGGTACGTCCTGACCGGGTGGTCGCTCGTCCGTCGCTCGATCTGGTCGTGGGACGCGGGGACGGTTCCGATCCGGCCCAGGTGGCGATCGACACCGACGGTGTCGCGCTCCAGGCGATGCACAATGTGCGCGACCGCGATCTGGTGCGGCCCGGGCAGCTGCGCCGACGGGGTTGGACCTACGAGCGGGTGCTGCTGCACGAGGTGTTCAGCGATCCGGCCCAGCAATTGGCCCGGCTGGCATCTGTCGTCGATGCACCTGGTGAAATGGCCGACCTGAACGGCGCGGGCGGCACGGACGACGGCGATGCCGACTGA
- the mscL gene encoding large conductance mechanosensitive channel protein MscL, translating into MKGFKEFLFQGNVLELAVAVVIGSAFAKVVESFVSAIITPVVNAAGGKTSEGLGFRLVSDQKNTFINFSTIINALIVFVITAAVVYFVFVLPAKKLQERRKSGVEIAADPTELDLLAEIRDELRARR; encoded by the coding sequence GTGAAGGGCTTCAAGGAATTCCTGTTCCAGGGCAACGTGCTCGAGCTGGCCGTCGCGGTCGTCATCGGCTCGGCGTTCGCCAAGGTCGTCGAGAGCTTTGTCTCCGCCATCATCACCCCCGTAGTCAACGCTGCCGGCGGCAAGACCTCCGAGGGCCTCGGCTTCAGGCTCGTCAGCGATCAGAAGAACACCTTCATCAACTTCTCGACCATCATCAACGCGCTGATCGTCTTCGTGATCACCGCTGCGGTCGTCTACTTCGTCTTCGTCCTGCCGGCCAAGAAGCTGCAGGAGCGTCGTAAGTCCGGCGTCGAGATTGCTGCCGACCCGACCGAGCTCGACCTGCTCGCCGAGATCCGCGACGAGCTGCGCGCCCGCCGCTGA
- a CDS encoding Flp pilus assembly protein CpaB encodes MTSGTPSPSPGFLHAFRGPGRNARLRRTRLRRAIAAALALLAVWSLTGALRPAKVPTQSVVVASRNIPPGHTITAADLRIVQWPEDVRIPHVVTTAEATGRRTIGDIAAGEPLTSTRLPKSGWSGVAGDEQVMAIPLLDAELGALLQSGDRVDIYSPDGARLVGRAVRVVMSNTSVVRPSTPDRTSNNTVMVAVPARDSAQLAASVASAGSLGTGLVAVIRPHR; translated from the coding sequence ATGACCTCGGGCACGCCCTCGCCGTCGCCGGGCTTCCTGCACGCATTCCGCGGACCAGGACGTAACGCTCGGCTACGGCGCACGCGGCTGCGGCGAGCGATCGCAGCGGCCCTGGCACTGCTCGCGGTCTGGAGCCTGACCGGTGCGCTGCGTCCGGCGAAGGTGCCCACCCAATCGGTCGTCGTGGCGTCCAGGAACATTCCGCCGGGGCACACGATCACCGCAGCCGATCTGCGCATCGTCCAGTGGCCCGAGGACGTACGTATCCCCCACGTCGTCACCACCGCCGAAGCAACCGGACGCCGGACGATCGGCGACATCGCTGCGGGCGAACCACTGACCAGCACCCGGCTACCGAAGTCGGGGTGGTCCGGTGTGGCGGGCGACGAACAGGTCATGGCAATTCCACTGCTCGACGCCGAACTCGGGGCGTTGCTGCAAAGCGGTGACCGTGTCGACATCTACTCTCCGGACGGCGCCCGACTCGTGGGCCGCGCGGTGCGCGTGGTGATGTCGAACACCTCAGTGGTCAGACCAAGCACTCCTGATCGGACGTCCAACAACACCGTCATGGTGGCCGTTCCTGCCCGTGATTCCGCCCAATTGGCCGCGTCCGTGGCCTCTGCCGGCAGCCTGGGAACGGGTCTGGTGGCGGTGATTCGTCCACACCGCTAG